The Methanobrevibacter sp. TLL-48-HuF1 genomic sequence CAGTTTTTATCCTACTAAAAACATGACTACCAGTGAAGGCGGAATTATAACTACTGATGATGAGGAATTAGCTAAAAGAGCACGTATGTTCAGAGCTCACGGTTCCAGCATAAAGTATACTCATGATGAAATTGGTTATAATTTTAGAATGACTGATATTTCTGCAGCTATTGGCCTTGCACAATTAAATTCAATTGATGAATTCAATGATAAAAGAATAGCTAATGCAGAATATTTAAACGAAGGTTTAAAAGATGTTGATGGGGTTCTAACTCCTTATTCAAATGATGATTTAAAACACGTTTACCACCAATATACAATTTTCATTGAAAAAGGAAAAAGAGATGACTGGGTTAATTTCTTAACTGAAAAAGGTATTGGAACTGGTGTTCATTATCCTATTCCATTATATAATCAGCCAATTTATAAAAAATTAGGTATTGAAGGCAATGCACAGAATGCAGAACTTGCTGCAAATCATGTAATTTCTTTACCTGTGCATCCTTCATTAACACATAAAGATTTGGATTTAGTTATTGATGCTGTTAAACAAGCTAGTGACAGCTTTAACTAATTTTCTTTCTTTTTTTTATTTTAACATTTTATTTACTGTGTCAACTTTGGCATCTAAAGTTCTGTTTTCCAAATCACGTCTGTCATCAACTTTGATTACTGTATAAACTCTGCCAATTCCAGTTTTAAATACTGTTTCCTGAGCATTGGCTATTGCTTCATATAATTCTTTAAGGTTTTCAGCTTCTATTTGAGTTCCCATACCTGTTAACTGATAGTTAAGTCCTGAATCTTTAATAGCTTGAACAGCAGCAGTTACATATTCTTTACATTCAGTATCTTTAGTTCCAACAGGCAATATTGCGAAATCTGCACTTATCATTTTTAATTCACCTAGTAAAATTATTTATTTATCTTATTATAAATTTATTTAGTAATGGTTCAATTAAACAAAAATGAATTTAATGAAAAAATATTTACAAGAATTAATAATTTAATTCATGATTATAATTTAATAAATGAACATGAAATGATAGCTGTTGCATTGTCTGGAGGTAAAGACAGTGTTTTAACTTTATATGCTTTAAAAAATTATCAAAATTATTTGGATTTTGATTTAGTGGCTATTAGTGTTGATGAAGGTATTGAAGGATACCGTCAGCATGGTATTGATTCAGCTATTGATAATGCAGAAAAGTTAGATGTTGAATTAATTCAAAAATCATTTAAAACAGAAGAGGGATTTACACTGGATGATATTTACTCAGGATTTAAAAGTGCATGTATTCCCTGTGGCGTTTTTAGAAGAAATATTTTAAATAAAACTGCATATGAACTTGGGGCAGATAAAATAGCTACTGGTCATAATCTTGATGATGAAATTCAGTCTTTTTTAATGAGTTTTGCCCGTGGTGATTTAATTAAATTCTCAAAATTCGGCCCTCAACTTGATGTTATTCATCCAAAGTTGATTCCACGTATTAAACCATTGTGGAACACTCCTGAAAAAGAAGTTGGAACCTGGGCAATTTTAAATGATATTAATATTCATTTAGATGAATGTCCATATTCTCATTTATCTTTAAGAGCTAAAATTAAGGATTTTTTAAATAATAATGAGGATAAATATCCTGGAATAAAAAATAATATTATGGAATCCTTCCAGAAGATTTTAACCTTTGAAAGTGATATTCCATCTAATTTAAATGAATGCAGGTTATGTGGTGAACCTACATCTTCTGATATTTGTAAGGCCTGTGAGCTAAAGAAATTAATTTCTGAGAATCACGAATGCCATATATAATATGAATAATCCTAATAAGATTATTCCTTCTTTTCTATCAAATTTGTTATGTGTTTTACCAAATATAAAACATAAAATTGTAACAAATATCATTAAACCTAAGTCTATAATCATATTTGAACTTACTGAAATTGGAGTTATGGCACTGCTTAAACCCAGTACAAATAAAATATTGAATATATTTGATCCGATCACATTTCCTATAACCAGTTGGTTTTCATCTCTTTTTAGAGCTGTTAGGGAAGTTACAAGTTCCGGTAAAGATGTACCAATAGCTACAATTGTTAAACCAACTAATGTTTCACTCATTCCACAGGCCATTGCAATATATGATGAGGAGTTTACAACAAGTTGTGCACCAAGAATAATTGCAACAAGACCTATAATTACATAAACAATACTTTTTGGAAGGCCAAATTTTGGTTTTTCAACAAAATCCGCTCCTTTTGATTTTTTAGATGTATATACTAAATGAGCAGTGTATCCAATTATAAGGAGCAGTAATATAATTCCTTCAATTCTTGTTATATTCCAGCTAAGCAATATAAATCCGACAACAAGCAAAGTAACAATTAAAAGGAATGGGATGTCTTTGTCAAGTACATTTTCTCCAAGCTTTAACTCTTTAAGTAGGGCACAAATACCAATAATTCCTAAAATATTGAAGATATTACTTCCAACAATATTACTTACAGCTAGTGCATTACTTCCTTGAATGGACGCAGATATGGATACTGCAGCTTCAGGAGCACTTGTACCAAAAGCTACAATAGTTAATCCTACTACAAGTGTCGGAATTTTTAGAATAGTAGCTATATTACTTGATCCGCTTACAAAAATGTCAGATCCTTTTATTAAAATTGCAAATCCGACAACAAGCAATATGATTTGTATTAATAATTCAATCATTTTCCACATCTTCTGCTGTTTCTTCTTCTTGAGGACCTAAATCAGTTACAAGAATTTTATCAATTTGATGTCCGTCAATATCTATAATTTCAAAGCGGAATCTGTCCCATTCGTATACTTCATTTTCATTAGGAATTTTACCACTTAAACTTAAGATAAATCCTGCTATTGTAGTGTATTGATCTTCTTTTTCATCAGGGAACTCTTTTTCATAATCAAAAAGTTCTTTAAATTTGTCAATTTGGAATCTTCCATCAATTAACCATGTACCATCTATTCTTTGAGTAGCCATCGGGTCATCAGTTTCATCAATACCTGGAATATCTCCAACAATTCCTTCAAGTAAATCGTTTAATGTTATCAAACCTTCAACACTACCAAATTCATCAACAGCAAGAGCCATATGGACATATTCTTTGTTTTCTTTAAATTCTTTTAACAATTCTAATGTTTCAAGATTTTCAGAAACAACTAAAGGTTTTTTAATAATTGAATTGATATCAAATTTTTCTTCACTAAATAAAAGTGCCAAAATATCTTTTGCTTGAACAACACCGATGAAATCATCTAATTCTCCACTAGCTATTGGAAAAATGGATCTTTTACTTTCCATGATTTTGATTTCATTTACTCTTTTGTCATCTTCCAGATTAACCCAGATAATTTCATTTCTAGGAGTCATTATGGATTCAACTTTTTTATCATCCAATTTAAAGACTCTTTTAATGATATCTTCTTCTTCTTTTTCAATAGTTCCGTCTTCTCTTCCTTCTTCAATTAATAACTCGATTTCTTCTTCTGTAACTATTGATTCAGATGTACTTTTCATACCTACTGTCCATAAAACGAAATCAGTTGATTTAGCAAGAACTACACTAATTGGTCTACAGACTTTTGAAAGTATGGCCATACTTTTAGCTAATTTTAAAGAAACTTTTTCAGGGTTATTTAGAGCAATAACTTTTGGTACAATTTCTCCAATTACTAAAGTTAGATAAGTTGTAACAATAACAACTACTAAAATACTTATTGTTCCACTATAGGGGATATATGGTCCAATTAATTGGGATAATGGTTCAGCTAAAGTAGCTCCACCGTATGCACCAGTTA encodes the following:
- a CDS encoding DegT/DnrJ/EryC1/StrS aminotransferase family protein, with the protein product MADIKVPIAKPIIGEEEIKNVVEVLKSGMIAQGPKVAEFEEKFAAWIGTKYAIATNSGTSALHVALLAAGIGKGDEVITTPFTFIATGNSIVYTGATPVFADIDLKTYTIDPDSIEALISDKTKAILPVQLYGQSADMDRINEIADKHGLKVIEDAAQAHGAMYKGKNVGALGDAGCFSFYPTKNMTTSEGGIITTDDEELAKRARMFRAHGSSIKYTHDEIGYNFRMTDISAAIGLAQLNSIDEFNDKRIANAEYLNEGLKDVDGVLTPYSNDDLKHVYHQYTIFIEKGKRDDWVNFLTEKGIGTGVHYPIPLYNQPIYKKLGIEGNAQNAELAANHVISLPVHPSLTHKDLDLVIDAVKQASDSFN
- a CDS encoding MTH1187 family thiamine-binding protein is translated as MISADFAILPVGTKDTECKEYVTAAVQAIKDSGLNYQLTGMGTQIEAENLKELYEAIANAQETVFKTGIGRVYTVIKVDDRRDLENRTLDAKVDTVNKMLK
- a CDS encoding TIGR00269 family protein, producing MVQLNKNEFNEKIFTRINNLIHDYNLINEHEMIAVALSGGKDSVLTLYALKNYQNYLDFDLVAISVDEGIEGYRQHGIDSAIDNAEKLDVELIQKSFKTEEGFTLDDIYSGFKSACIPCGVFRRNILNKTAYELGADKIATGHNLDDEIQSFLMSFARGDLIKFSKFGPQLDVIHPKLIPRIKPLWNTPEKEVGTWAILNDINIHLDECPYSHLSLRAKIKDFLNNNEDKYPGIKNNIMESFQKILTFESDIPSNLNECRLCGEPTSSDICKACELKKLISENHECHI
- a CDS encoding calcium/sodium antiporter, which codes for MIELLIQIILLVVGFAILIKGSDIFVSGSSNIATILKIPTLVVGLTIVAFGTSAPEAAVSISASIQGSNALAVSNIVGSNIFNILGIIGICALLKELKLGENVLDKDIPFLLIVTLLVVGFILLSWNITRIEGIILLLLIIGYTAHLVYTSKKSKGADFVEKPKFGLPKSIVYVIIGLVAIILGAQLVVNSSSYIAMACGMSETLVGLTIVAIGTSLPELVTSLTALKRDENQLVIGNVIGSNIFNILFVLGLSSAITPISVSSNMIIDLGLMIFVTILCFIFGKTHNKFDRKEGIILLGLFILYMAFVILRN
- a CDS encoding hemolysin family protein, coding for MANVIFEIVLIIILIILTGILSMAELAVVSTKKAKLEKLLNEGHKSAQIIIDFAEDPNQFLSTVQIGITLIGILTGAYGGATLAEPLSQLIGPYIPYSGTISILVVVIVTTYLTLVIGEIVPKVIALNNPEKVSLKLAKSMAILSKVCRPISVVLAKSTDFVLWTVGMKSTSESIVTEEEIELLIEEGREDGTIEKEEEDIIKRVFKLDDKKVESIMTPRNEIIWVNLEDDKRVNEIKIMESKRSIFPIASGELDDFIGVVQAKDILALLFSEEKFDINSIIKKPLVVSENLETLELLKEFKENKEYVHMALAVDEFGSVEGLITLNDLLEGIVGDIPGIDETDDPMATQRIDGTWLIDGRFQIDKFKELFDYEKEFPDEKEDQYTTIAGFILSLSGKIPNENEVYEWDRFRFEIIDIDGHQIDKILVTDLGPQEEETAEDVEND